Proteins encoded by one window of Crassostrea angulata isolate pt1a10 chromosome 9, ASM2561291v2, whole genome shotgun sequence:
- the LOC128162430 gene encoding zinc finger CCCH domain-containing protein 10-like yields MSENSDTSSEESLASKQNGKDDDICRDFLRNVCKRGKRCKYRHPNTDEARDLGRQNITFCHDFQNTGCRRGNCKFLHCTREEEEHYKQTGQLPVRLQQAAALGLGVTPNVDVPLLRGEIPICKDYLKGNCKRGAKCKFRHITQGEYDFELRKSDHRNNNNQMYDPYEDDFNTFEAFEYGHTAGGVKRRRSDREFDGFGGFEGRYSSSRPFSYQLLEEENSMLRRKVEELKKQVADLTATNEVLLEQNARYRVSRASAVQSLNPAGVPVSQQLTAGIGATANQAQPLNQLAVSSLAQQIALNSELASQHALQQHLARELGQQTAGGLAGATLNPSVTINPGNIVPVSLPQNVSLTSGSMQQTLPPVVSMTQTMPQNLQGPPSAPLVSYPIVSQNMRAAPSSLAH; encoded by the coding sequence ATGTCTGAAAACAGTGACACATCCAGCGAGGAGAGCTTAGCCTCCAAACAGAATGGAAAAGATGATGACATTTGCCGCGATTTCTTGCGAAATGTTTGTAAGCGGGGCAAGCGTTGCAAATACCGTCACCCAAACACAGACGAGGCGCGAGATCTCGGCAGGCAGAACATCACGTTCTGTCACGACTTTCAAAACACGGGGTGCAGGAGAGGTAACTGCAAGTTCCTACACTGCACGAGAGAGGAAGAGGAACATTACAAGCAGACCGGGCAACTTCCGGTCCGGTTGCAGCAGGCGGCGGCGCTTGGACTTGGCGTGACGCCAAACGTGGACGTGCCGCTGTTAAGGGGAGAGATCCCCATTTGTAAGGACTACCTTAAAGGAAACTGCAAACGCGGAGCCAAGTGCAAATTCCGACACATTACTCAAGGGGAGTATGACTTTGAACTTCGGAAATCCGACCACAGAAATAACAACAATCAAATGTACGACCCGTATGAGGACGATTTCAATACGTTCGAAGCGTTTGAATACGGTCACACGGCGGGCGGGGTGAAGCGAAGGAGGTCGGACCGGGAGTTTGATGGTTTCGGGGGATTCGAAGGCAGGTATTCGTCGAGCCGTCCTTTTAGTTATCAGTTGTTAGAAGAGGAAAATTCTATGTTGCGACGGAAAGTGGAAGAGCTCAAAAAGCAAGTGGCGGATTTAACCGCAACTAATGAAGTGTTACTGGAACAGAACGCTAGGTACCGCGTCAGTAGGGCAAGTGCTGTACAATCCCTTAACCCTGCGGGCGTGCCGGTCAGTCAGCAACTAACAGCTGGCatcggcgcaaccgcaaaccaGGCGCAACCTCTAAATCAGCTAGCTGTGAGCAGCCTCGCTCAGCAAATAGCGCTTAATAGTGAACTGGCATCCCAGCATGCTTTGCAGCAGCATCTGGCGAGAGAACTAGGTCAGCAGACCGCTGGAGGGTTGGCGGGGGCGACCCTTAACCCTTCCGTCACAATAAACCCAGGAAATATAGTTCCGGTCTCTCTTCCACAGAATGTTTCCTTGACTTCCGGTTCTATGCAACAGACACTTCCCCCGGTCGTCTCCATGACGCAAACGATGCCCCAGAATCTGCAGGGACCCCCTTCGGCGCCCCTGGTGTCGTACCCCATCGTGTCCCAAAATATGAGGGCGGCACCCAGCAGTCTGGCCCATTGA